A genomic segment from Drosophila willistoni isolate 14030-0811.24 chromosome 2L unlocalized genomic scaffold, UCI_dwil_1.1 Seg72.1, whole genome shotgun sequence encodes:
- the LOC26530189 gene encoding uncharacterized protein LOC26530189 isoform X1, which produces MVANGQTATTTPPPPPSSGSEAATTTAAAAAAAAATTTKKSGAMGIQSSAWLTAAAVAIYTARVLWVKLKKSNSTSDKEGDDEDEMDNEVDADEDIENWKQDDLIPAGSQSNGLMTTHKLFEVNKGASFILET; this is translated from the exons ATGGTAGCCAATGgtcaaacagcaacaacaacaccaccaCCTCCACCATCAAGCGGCtcagaagcagcaacaacaaccgccgctgccgctgccgctgccgccgcaaCGACTACAAAAAAGTCTGGAGCAATGGGTATCCAATCAAGTGCCTGGctgactgctgctgctgttgccatCTATACTGCTAGAGTCTTGTGGGTGAAGCTTAAGAAGAGTAATTCTACTAGTGATAAGGAAGGTGACGATGAGGATGAAATGGACAACGAAGTGGATGCCGATGAAGATATCGAAAACTGGAAGCAGGATGACTTGATCCCTGCGGGATCCCAATCGAATGGGTTGATGACCACCCACAAATTGTTCGAAGTGAACAAAG GTGcttcatttattttggaaACCTAA
- the LOC26530189 gene encoding formin-like protein 13 isoform X3 gives MVANGQTATTTPPPPPSSGSEAATTTAAAAAAAAATTTKKSGAMGIQSSAWLTAAAVAIYTARVLWVKLKKSNSTSDKEGDDEDEMDNEVDADEDIENWKQDDLIPAGSQSNGLMTTHKLFEVNKDFS, from the exons ATGGTAGCCAATGgtcaaacagcaacaacaacaccaccaCCTCCACCATCAAGCGGCtcagaagcagcaacaacaaccgccgctgccgctgccgctgccgccgcaaCGACTACAAAAAAGTCTGGAGCAATGGGTATCCAATCAAGTGCCTGGctgactgctgctgctgttgccatCTATACTGCTAGAGTCTTGTGGGTGAAGCTTAAGAAGAGTAATTCTACTAGTGATAAGGAAGGTGACGATGAGGATGAAATGGACAACGAAGTGGATGCCGATGAAGATATCGAAAACTGGAAGCAGGATGACTTGATCCCTGCGGGATCCCAATCGAATGGGTTGATGACCACCCACAAATTGTTCGAAGTGAACAAAG ACTTTTCATAA
- the LOC124460137 gene encoding formin-like protein 13 isoform X3 → MVANGQTATTTPPPPPPSGSEAATTTAAAAAAAASTTTKKSGAMGIQSSAWLTAAAVAIYTARVLWVKLKKSNSTSDKEGDDEDEMDNEVDADEDIENWKQDDLIPAGSQSNGLRTTHKLFEVNKDFS, encoded by the exons ATGGTAGCCAATGgtcaaacagcaacaacaacaccaccaCCTCCACCACCAAGCGGCtcagaagcagcaacaacaaccgccgctgccgctgccgctgccgcctcAACGACTACAAAAAAGTCTGGAGCAATGGGTATCCAATCAAGTGCCTGGctgactgctgctgctgttgccatCTATACTGCTAGAGTCTTGTGGGTGAAGCTTAAGAAGAGTAATTCTACTAGTGATAAGGAAGGTGACGATGAGGATGAAATGGACAACGAAGTGGATGCCGATGAAGATATCGAAAACTGGAAGCAGGATGACTTGATCCCTGCGGGATCCCAATCGAATGGGTTGAGGACCACCCACAAATTGTTCGAAGTGAACAAAG ACTTTTCATAA
- the LOC124460137 gene encoding formin-like protein 13 isoform X2, with the protein MVANGQTATTTPPPPPPSGSEAATTTAAAAAAAASTTTKKSGAMGIQSSAWLTAAAVAIYTARVLWVKLKKSNSTSDKEGDDEDEMDNEVDADEDIENWKQDDLIPAGSQSNGLRTTHKLFEVNKVDFS; encoded by the exons ATGGTAGCCAATGgtcaaacagcaacaacaacaccaccaCCTCCACCACCAAGCGGCtcagaagcagcaacaacaaccgccgctgccgctgccgctgccgcctcAACGACTACAAAAAAGTCTGGAGCAATGGGTATCCAATCAAGTGCCTGGctgactgctgctgctgttgccatCTATACTGCTAGAGTCTTGTGGGTGAAGCTTAAGAAGAGTAATTCTACTAGTGATAAGGAAGGTGACGATGAGGATGAAATGGACAACGAAGTGGATGCCGATGAAGATATCGAAAACTGGAAGCAGGATGACTTGATCCCTGCGGGATCCCAATCGAATGGGTTGAGGACCACCCACAAATTGTTCGAAGTGAACAAAG TAGACTTTTCATAA
- the LOC124460136 gene encoding uncharacterized protein LOC124460136 isoform X2 produces MVANGQTATTTPPPPPPSGSEAATTTAAAAAAAAATTTKKSGAMGIQSSAWLTAAAVAIYTARVLWVKLKKSNSTRDKEGDDDDEMDNEVDADEDIENLKLDDLIPAGSQSNGLRTTHKLFEVNKVDFS; encoded by the exons ATGGTAGCCAATGgtcaaacagcaacaacaacaccaccaCCTCCACCACCAAGCGGCtcagaagcagcaacaacaaccgccgctgccgctgccgctgccgccgcaaCGACTACAAAAAAGTCTGGAGCAATGGGTATCCAATCAAGTGCCTGGctgactgctgctgctgttgccatCTATACTGCTAGAGTCTTGTGGGTGAAGCTTAAGAAGAGTAATTCTACTAGAGATAAGGAAggtgacgatgatgatgaaatgGACAACGAAGTGGATGCCGATGAAGATATCGAAAACTTGAAGCTGGATGACTTGATCCCTGCGGGATCCCAATCGAATGGGTTGAGGACCACCCACAAATTGTTCGAAGTGAACAAAG TAGACTTTTCATAA
- the LOC124460136 gene encoding uncharacterized protein LOC124460136 isoform X1, with protein sequence MVANGQTATTTPPPPPPSGSEAATTTAAAAAAAAATTTKKSGAMGIQSSAWLTAAAVAIYTARVLWVKLKKSNSTRDKEGDDDDEMDNEVDADEDIENLKLDDLIPAGSQSNGLRTTHKLFEVNKGASFIFEN encoded by the exons ATGGTAGCCAATGgtcaaacagcaacaacaacaccaccaCCTCCACCACCAAGCGGCtcagaagcagcaacaacaaccgccgctgccgctgccgctgccgccgcaaCGACTACAAAAAAGTCTGGAGCAATGGGTATCCAATCAAGTGCCTGGctgactgctgctgctgttgccatCTATACTGCTAGAGTCTTGTGGGTGAAGCTTAAGAAGAGTAATTCTACTAGAGATAAGGAAggtgacgatgatgatgaaatgGACAACGAAGTGGATGCCGATGAAGATATCGAAAACTTGAAGCTGGATGACTTGATCCCTGCGGGATCCCAATCGAATGGGTTGAGGACCACCCACAAATTGTTCGAAGTGAACAAAG GTGCTTCATTTATTTTCGAAAACTAA
- the LOC124460138 gene encoding uncharacterized protein LOC124460138 isoform X3 → MSGISSAQASPPSDSEAATTTAAAAAAATTTKKSGAMGIQSSAWLTAAAVAIYTARVLWVKLKKSNSTRDKEGDDEDEMDNEVDADEDIENLKLDDLIPAGSQSNGLMTTHKLFEVNKDFS, encoded by the exons ATGAGTGGAATATCTTCAGCACAAGCATCACCACCAAGCGACtcagaagcagcaacaacaaccgccgctgccgctgccgccgcaaCGACTACAAAAAAGTCTGGAGCAATGGGTATCCAATCAAGTGCCTGGctgactgctgctgctgttgccatCTATACTGCTAGAGTCTTGTGGGTGAAGCTTAAGAAGAGTAATTCTACTAGAGATAAGGAAGGTGACGATGAGGACGAAATGGACAACGAAGTGGATGCCGATGAAGATATCGAAAACTTGAAGCTGGATGACTTGATCCCTGCGGGATCCCAATCGAATGGGTTGATGACCACCCACAAATTGTTCGAAGTGAACAAAG ACTTTTCATAA
- the LOC124460138 gene encoding uncharacterized protein LOC124460138 isoform X2: MSGISSAQASPPSDSEAATTTAAAAAAATTTKKSGAMGIQSSAWLTAAAVAIYTARVLWVKLKKSNSTRDKEGDDEDEMDNEVDADEDIENLKLDDLIPAGSQSNGLMTTHKLFEVNKVDFS; the protein is encoded by the exons ATGAGTGGAATATCTTCAGCACAAGCATCACCACCAAGCGACtcagaagcagcaacaacaaccgccgctgccgctgccgccgcaaCGACTACAAAAAAGTCTGGAGCAATGGGTATCCAATCAAGTGCCTGGctgactgctgctgctgttgccatCTATACTGCTAGAGTCTTGTGGGTGAAGCTTAAGAAGAGTAATTCTACTAGAGATAAGGAAGGTGACGATGAGGACGAAATGGACAACGAAGTGGATGCCGATGAAGATATCGAAAACTTGAAGCTGGATGACTTGATCCCTGCGGGATCCCAATCGAATGGGTTGATGACCACCCACAAATTGTTCGAAGTGAACAAAG TAGACTTTTCATAA
- the LOC124460138 gene encoding uncharacterized protein LOC124460138 isoform X1 translates to MSGISSAQASPPSDSEAATTTAAAAAAATTTKKSGAMGIQSSAWLTAAAVAIYTARVLWVKLKKSNSTRDKEGDDEDEMDNEVDADEDIENLKLDDLIPAGSQSNGLMTTHKLFEVNKGASFILET, encoded by the exons ATGAGTGGAATATCTTCAGCACAAGCATCACCACCAAGCGACtcagaagcagcaacaacaaccgccgctgccgctgccgccgcaaCGACTACAAAAAAGTCTGGAGCAATGGGTATCCAATCAAGTGCCTGGctgactgctgctgctgttgccatCTATACTGCTAGAGTCTTGTGGGTGAAGCTTAAGAAGAGTAATTCTACTAGAGATAAGGAAGGTGACGATGAGGACGAAATGGACAACGAAGTGGATGCCGATGAAGATATCGAAAACTTGAAGCTGGATGACTTGATCCCTGCGGGATCCCAATCGAATGGGTTGATGACCACCCACAAATTGTTCGAAGTGAACAAAG GTGcttcatttattttggaaACCTAA
- the LOC124460136 gene encoding uncharacterized protein LOC124460136 isoform X3, which translates to MVANGQTATTTPPPPPPSGSEAATTTAAAAAAAAATTTKKSGAMGIQSSAWLTAAAVAIYTARVLWVKLKKSNSTRDKEGDDDDEMDNEVDADEDIENLKLDDLIPAGSQSNGLRTTHKLFEVNKDFS; encoded by the exons ATGGTAGCCAATGgtcaaacagcaacaacaacaccaccaCCTCCACCACCAAGCGGCtcagaagcagcaacaacaaccgccgctgccgctgccgctgccgccgcaaCGACTACAAAAAAGTCTGGAGCAATGGGTATCCAATCAAGTGCCTGGctgactgctgctgctgttgccatCTATACTGCTAGAGTCTTGTGGGTGAAGCTTAAGAAGAGTAATTCTACTAGAGATAAGGAAggtgacgatgatgatgaaatgGACAACGAAGTGGATGCCGATGAAGATATCGAAAACTTGAAGCTGGATGACTTGATCCCTGCGGGATCCCAATCGAATGGGTTGAGGACCACCCACAAATTGTTCGAAGTGAACAAAG ACTTTTCATAA
- the LOC6637532 gene encoding uncharacterized protein LOC6637532 isoform X1, translating to MVANGQTATTTPPPPPPSGSEAATTTAAAAAAAAATTTKKSGAMGIQSSAWLTAAAVAIYTARVLWVKLKKSNSTSDKEGDDEDEMDNEVDADEDIENWKQDDLIPAGSQSNGLMTTHKLFEVNKGASFILET from the exons ATGGTAGCCAATGgtcaaacagcaacaacaacaccaccaCCTCCACCACCAAGCGGCtcagaagcagcaacaacaaccgccgctgccgctgccgctgccgccgcaaCGACTACAAAAAAGTCTGGAGCAATGGGTATCCAATCAAGTGCCTGGctgactgctgctgctgttgccatCTATACTGCTAGAGTCTTGTGGGTGAAGCTTAAGAAGAGTAATTCTACTAGTGATAAGGAAGGTGACGATGAGGATGAAATGGACAACGAAGTGGATGCCGATGAAGATATCGAAAACTGGAAGCAGGATGACTTGATCCCTGCGGGATCCCAATCGAATGGGTTGATGACCACCCACAAATTGTTCGAAGTGAACAAAG GTGcttcatttattttggaaACCTAA
- the LOC6637532 gene encoding uncharacterized protein LOC6637532 isoform X2 translates to MVANGQTATTTPPPPPPSGSEAATTTAAAAAAAAATTTKKSGAMGIQSSAWLTAAAVAIYTARVLWVKLKKSNSTSDKEGDDEDEMDNEVDADEDIENWKQDDLIPAGSQSNGLMTTHKLFEVNKVDFS, encoded by the exons ATGGTAGCCAATGgtcaaacagcaacaacaacaccaccaCCTCCACCACCAAGCGGCtcagaagcagcaacaacaaccgccgctgccgctgccgctgccgccgcaaCGACTACAAAAAAGTCTGGAGCAATGGGTATCCAATCAAGTGCCTGGctgactgctgctgctgttgccatCTATACTGCTAGAGTCTTGTGGGTGAAGCTTAAGAAGAGTAATTCTACTAGTGATAAGGAAGGTGACGATGAGGATGAAATGGACAACGAAGTGGATGCCGATGAAGATATCGAAAACTGGAAGCAGGATGACTTGATCCCTGCGGGATCCCAATCGAATGGGTTGATGACCACCCACAAATTGTTCGAAGTGAACAAAG TAGACTTTTCATAA
- the LOC124460137 gene encoding uncharacterized protein LOC124460137 isoform X1 — MVANGQTATTTPPPPPPSGSEAATTTAAAAAAAASTTTKKSGAMGIQSSAWLTAAAVAIYTARVLWVKLKKSNSTSDKEGDDEDEMDNEVDADEDIENWKQDDLIPAGSQSNGLRTTHKLFEVNKGASFILET, encoded by the exons ATGGTAGCCAATGgtcaaacagcaacaacaacaccaccaCCTCCACCACCAAGCGGCtcagaagcagcaacaacaaccgccgctgccgctgccgctgccgcctcAACGACTACAAAAAAGTCTGGAGCAATGGGTATCCAATCAAGTGCCTGGctgactgctgctgctgttgccatCTATACTGCTAGAGTCTTGTGGGTGAAGCTTAAGAAGAGTAATTCTACTAGTGATAAGGAAGGTGACGATGAGGATGAAATGGACAACGAAGTGGATGCCGATGAAGATATCGAAAACTGGAAGCAGGATGACTTGATCCCTGCGGGATCCCAATCGAATGGGTTGAGGACCACCCACAAATTGTTCGAAGTGAACAAAG GTGcttcatttattttggaaACCTAA
- the LOC6637532 gene encoding uncharacterized protein LOC6637532 isoform X3 yields MVANGQTATTTPPPPPPSGSEAATTTAAAAAAAAATTTKKSGAMGIQSSAWLTAAAVAIYTARVLWVKLKKSNSTSDKEGDDEDEMDNEVDADEDIENWKQDDLIPAGSQSNGLMTTHKLFEVNKDFS; encoded by the exons ATGGTAGCCAATGgtcaaacagcaacaacaacaccaccaCCTCCACCACCAAGCGGCtcagaagcagcaacaacaaccgccgctgccgctgccgctgccgccgcaaCGACTACAAAAAAGTCTGGAGCAATGGGTATCCAATCAAGTGCCTGGctgactgctgctgctgttgccatCTATACTGCTAGAGTCTTGTGGGTGAAGCTTAAGAAGAGTAATTCTACTAGTGATAAGGAAGGTGACGATGAGGATGAAATGGACAACGAAGTGGATGCCGATGAAGATATCGAAAACTGGAAGCAGGATGACTTGATCCCTGCGGGATCCCAATCGAATGGGTTGATGACCACCCACAAATTGTTCGAAGTGAACAAAG ACTTTTCATAA
- the LOC26530189 gene encoding formin-like protein 13 isoform X2: MVANGQTATTTPPPPPSSGSEAATTTAAAAAAAAATTTKKSGAMGIQSSAWLTAAAVAIYTARVLWVKLKKSNSTSDKEGDDEDEMDNEVDADEDIENWKQDDLIPAGSQSNGLMTTHKLFEVNKVDFS; this comes from the exons ATGGTAGCCAATGgtcaaacagcaacaacaacaccaccaCCTCCACCATCAAGCGGCtcagaagcagcaacaacaaccgccgctgccgctgccgctgccgccgcaaCGACTACAAAAAAGTCTGGAGCAATGGGTATCCAATCAAGTGCCTGGctgactgctgctgctgttgccatCTATACTGCTAGAGTCTTGTGGGTGAAGCTTAAGAAGAGTAATTCTACTAGTGATAAGGAAGGTGACGATGAGGATGAAATGGACAACGAAGTGGATGCCGATGAAGATATCGAAAACTGGAAGCAGGATGACTTGATCCCTGCGGGATCCCAATCGAATGGGTTGATGACCACCCACAAATTGTTCGAAGTGAACAAAG TAGACTTTTCATAA